In one Lachnospiraceae bacterium GAM79 genomic region, the following are encoded:
- the atpE gene encoding ATP synthase F0 subunit C, translating into MNTVIAIGAAIAVLTGIGAGIGLGIATSKAVEAVARQPEADSKITKLLIIGGALAEATAVYGLVIGLLIILLLK; encoded by the coding sequence ATGAATACAGTAATCGCAATTGGAGCTGCTATAGCAGTATTAACAGGTATTGGAGCAGGTATCGGACTTGGAATCGCAACATCAAAGGCAGTAGAAGCAGTAGCAAGACAGCCGGAAGCAGACAGTAAGATCACAAAGCTTCTGATCATCGGTGGAGCACTTGCAGAGGCAACAGCCGTTTACGGTCTGGTAATTGGTCTTTTGATCATTCTTCTTCTGAAATAA
- a CDS encoding F0F1 ATP synthase subunit A translates to MNCETLFTIPIFGGIPISESIVVTWIIMAVLVLLSVILVRNLKVENPGKKQLALESIITTFNNLFSDVMGEKGKAYIPYLITVILYIGMANIAGIFGFKPPTKDLNVTAALAIMSIVMVQVVCIRSRGPKGWLKSFAEPVAIVAPINVMEIVIKPLSLCMRLFGNVLGAFVVMKLIEAVAPVIVPIPLSLYFDIFDGLLQAFVFTFLTALYMQEGLGED, encoded by the coding sequence CTGAATTGCGAGACTCTCTTTACCATTCCAATTTTTGGTGGAATCCCGATCTCGGAATCAATCGTGGTAACATGGATCATTATGGCGGTACTTGTTCTGTTGTCCGTTATACTTGTCCGGAATCTGAAAGTTGAGAATCCGGGAAAGAAACAGCTTGCTCTGGAGTCGATCATTACGACATTTAATAATCTGTTTAGTGACGTTATGGGAGAAAAAGGTAAGGCATATATACCGTATCTGATCACTGTCATTTTGTATATCGGAATGGCAAATATCGCAGGTATATTTGGATTTAAACCACCAACCAAGGATCTGAACGTAACAGCAGCACTGGCGATCATGAGTATAGTCATGGTTCAGGTTGTCTGTATCAGAAGCAGGGGACCGAAAGGCTGGCTTAAGAGCTTTGCAGAGCCGGTAGCAATAGTAGCACCTATAAATGTAATGGAGATTGTAATAAAACCATTGTCGTTATGTATGCGATTGTTCGGCAATGTTTTAGGTGCATTTGTTGTAATGAAATTAATTGAGGCGGTAGCGCCTGTCATTGTGCCTATTCCGTTAAGCCTTTATTTTGATATCTTTGATGGCTTACTTCAGGCATTTGTATTCACATTCTTAACTGCACTCTACATGCAGGAAGGATTGGGAGAAGACTAA